The Pseudomonadota bacterium genome includes a window with the following:
- a CDS encoding AAA family ATPase, giving the protein MLTRLRIKNFKRFDYADVDLGQNVILIGPNNSGKTSALQALALWDLAVRRWHEKRSGKTMPKKKTGVALNRRDLLSLPVPEAKLLWHDLRVRDVTRPDGSPKVKNLRIRIDVEGVVDGDAWSCGMEFDYSNTESLYCRPCDSEDERPPVPSGAMESRIAYLPPMSGLVANELRLDPGAIQVRIGEGRTAEVLRNLCYGLHESASSNGWLELVRRTRELFGVELSAPAYVPERGELTMTYRENDNTLDLSASGRGLQQTVLLLAYMLGNPGAVLLLDEPDAHLEILRQRQIYDVLTSVARSTSSQIIAASHSEVLLNEAADRDVVVAFVGPPHRIDDRGSQVAKALKSIGFEHYVQAELVRWVLYLEGSTDLAILRAFAAILEHPARSDLERPYVHYVGNQRSKAREHFFGLREACPNLLGLVITDPAGERYRQGKDDPLVSYQWRMNEIENYLCFPEALESYAARLAHDKAAGPLFQDSLRDRFVETMRDAIAQRVPPAALKDRDDDWWRTIKATDQLLDPLFKSFFERLELPHLMRKSDYHELAALVPRARIDPEVSGVLDAIVQIATRVQPTASGLGEGAAG; this is encoded by the coding sequence ACGCTGGCATGAGAAACGGTCAGGCAAGACTATGCCCAAGAAGAAAACCGGCGTAGCTCTGAATCGCCGCGATCTCTTGTCACTCCCTGTCCCCGAGGCCAAGCTCCTGTGGCACGACCTGAGAGTACGCGACGTGACACGTCCTGACGGTAGCCCGAAGGTGAAGAACCTTAGGATCCGGATTGACGTGGAGGGAGTGGTCGATGGCGACGCGTGGTCGTGTGGAATGGAATTCGACTACTCGAACACGGAGTCCTTGTACTGCCGGCCGTGCGACAGCGAAGACGAGCGACCGCCAGTGCCATCCGGCGCGATGGAATCTCGAATCGCGTACTTGCCACCCATGTCGGGTCTGGTCGCAAACGAGCTTCGGCTGGACCCCGGCGCGATTCAGGTGCGCATCGGCGAAGGTAGAACGGCAGAGGTGCTGCGGAATCTCTGCTACGGATTGCATGAGAGCGCGAGTTCGAACGGTTGGTTGGAGTTGGTCAGAAGGACAAGAGAGCTGTTCGGGGTCGAGCTCTCTGCGCCCGCGTACGTGCCAGAGCGTGGCGAGCTGACCATGACGTACCGCGAAAACGACAACACGCTCGACTTGTCCGCGTCGGGACGCGGGCTCCAACAGACGGTGCTCTTGCTGGCGTACATGCTTGGGAATCCGGGCGCTGTCTTGCTGCTCGACGAGCCGGACGCGCATCTGGAAATACTGAGACAGCGGCAGATCTACGACGTGTTGACGTCGGTTGCTCGAAGTACGTCCTCACAGATCATTGCTGCAAGTCACTCCGAGGTTCTCCTGAATGAGGCCGCCGATAGAGATGTCGTCGTTGCGTTCGTGGGCCCTCCCCACCGAATCGACGATCGAGGCTCACAGGTGGCGAAAGCCCTAAAGAGCATAGGCTTCGAGCACTACGTTCAGGCCGAGCTTGTTAGATGGGTGCTCTACCTGGAGGGTTCCACGGATCTGGCCATTCTCCGGGCTTTTGCCGCTATCCTCGAGCATCCGGCAAGGAGCGACTTGGAGAGGCCGTACGTTCATTACGTTGGCAACCAGCGCTCGAAGGCCAGAGAGCATTTCTTCGGACTGCGAGAGGCTTGTCCCAATTTGCTCGGGCTCGTGATTACGGATCCTGCTGGCGAGCGTTATCGGCAAGGGAAAGACGACCCGCTGGTCAGCTATCAGTGGAGGATGAACGAAATCGAGAATTATCTTTGCTTTCCGGAAGCGTTGGAATCCTACGCAGCGAGGCTTGCGCACGACAAGGCTGCCGGTCCGCTTTTTCAGGATTCGCTGAGAGATCGTTTCGTGGAAACAATGAGGGATGCCATTGCCCAGCGTGTGCCGCCTGCCGCTCTTAAGGATCGGGACGATGACTGGTGGCGAACCATTAAAGCTACGGATCAACTTCTTGATCCGCTTTTTAAGTCTTTCTTCGAGAGGCTCGAACTGCCGCACTTGATGCGGAAGAGTGACTACCACGAGCTGGCCGCACTCGTACCGCGCGCGCGAATCGATCCCGAAGTGAGTGGTGTTCTTGACGCTATCGTGCAGATCGCCACACGCGTCCAACCGACAGCTTCGGGACTCGGGGAAGGGGCGGCGGGATGA